The Pseudoalteromonas sp. N1230-9 genome segment CATGGCAACAGTTCCCTCATGGTGACTATTTACGTGCTGAAATAGAGCGTAAGTTAGTTCCATGGTTGCCACGCATGTTCGGTTATCACATGTTAAAGCTTGGTAATTTAAGTGGTGAAATAGCAACCAGTGAAAGTCCTATTAAGCATCAAGTTTGCGTCGCAGAGCAGGGGTTATTTACCGGTGTAATTGCGGATGTCGATGAGTTACCTTTTTATGAGCACAGTGTTGATGCTTGCATATTATCGCATTGCTTAGAATATCATTCAGATCCGCACCATATCTTACGTGAGGCGCATCGTACTTTGATCCCCGGTGGCTATATTGTGATTACAGGCTTTAACCCGTTTAGCTTGTGTGGGTTGGCGCAGTTACTACCTTTTAGTCGCCAAAAGCTCCCTTGGACAGGGCGCTTTTTTACACCATCTCGTGTAAAAGATTGGTTGAATCTTTTAGGTTTTGAAATTATTTCCGATGAGCGTTTTATCCATTCATCGCTTGCCAGAGGCAACCGCTTATCGCGCTTTGCAGCGTGGAGACGTTTTGGCCAACAATACTTAAAACCTATGGGAAGTGTGTATATTTTAGTGGCACGAAAACGGGTTGCTCCGCTTACACCAATTAAACCTAAGTGGCATGCAAGGCCCCAATTTTCGCCAGTAAAAGGAGCGGGGCTCAGACAAACATCAAAGCAGCACTGTGAGCGGGATAGCTAAATAATGCTGCTTACTATCCGTTTTGCTTGGATACTGACCTGCACGAATATTTAATTGAATAGAGGGGTGCAGCAGCTTTGGTACAGCTAAAGTTGCATCTCGACCTTCACGAGTCGCAATAAAGCTTTGTTTATCCCCTTTTAAATGAATGTTTTGCTCACGCTGTTCTTTCACTGTGGTGTTGTTCGCAAGAGGGCGACCGTCTGGTTGGTAGTCATGACACATCCAAAGTAGGGTATCGTCAGGTAAGGCTAAAATTCGTTGTAATGAATCATATAGCTCTTGCGCACTGCCGCCAGGGAAGTCGCAGCGGGCTGTACCGCTGTCTGGCATAAAGAAGGTGTCACCGACAAATGCATTGCCATCAATGTGATAACACACGCTGTCAGGCGTGTGGCCAGGCGTGGCAATCACATCAACCGTGTATTCACCTAACTGAAATTGTGTTTTATTAGCAAATAAGGCATCAAAAGGTTCACCATTGCATGGCATATCAAGATTATAAAGTTGACTAAAGTGCTTTTGAACCAGTGTGATCCCTTCGCCAGTGCCGAGCTTGCATGGGTGAGTATCTTGTAATTGCTGCTTGATATAACTTGCCGCAGTGATATGGTCAGCATGGGCATGAGTTTCAAGTAGCCATTGTAATGTCAGCTGCTCAGTCTTTATGTAGCTTATGATCTCATTGGCTGTGGTAAAACTTAACTCACCACTTGGCATATCAAAATCAGCAGGCGCATCAATTAGTAAGCAATCTTTAGTGTGTTCACAACTGACTAAGTAACAGAGAGTGGCGCTTTGTTGATGAAAGAAAGAGTGAATGCGCAGAGCCATAAAAAGTCCTTAGTTATACTTTATAGCTAAATCTTATATCATATAACAAAAATATAAAACGGCTTGCGCTAAGTTTATTTCAAGGGACTTTTAATTACCGTCGTAACCTGTGTCTTCAAGTAAATCATTGCTGCCAGCTGCTTCACGAGCAAGATCGTCAACAATCTCATTATACTTATTGCCGCTATGACCTTTTACCCAGCGCCATTCTACGCTGTGTTGTTGGCAGGCAGCATCAAGTCGTTTCCATAAATCGACATTTTTAACAGGTTTTTTTGCTGCGGTTTTCCAGCCGCGTTTTTTCCAATTTTCGACCCATGATTCAATACCTTGTTTTACATATTGGCTATCGGTGGTCAGAATGACATGACAAGGGCGGGTGAGAGTTTCAAGTGCGACTATGGCTGCGAGCATTTCCATCCGATTATTGGTTGTTAAGGTATAGCCTTGACTTAATAGCTTCTCGTGGCCGTTGTATCGCATCACGATGCCATACCCTCCAGGCCCTGGATTTCCTAAACATGATCCATCGGTGTAAATCTCTACGGTTTTCTGCACTGTTTTACCTTGATATTGTGTACAATAAAGTGAATAAAGAAAGATACCAGAGTCAGGCTTAAGACGATATGGCACATAGACAAATAGTTTTAGATACAGAAACCACGGGTATTGACCCAAAGCAAGGCCACCGCATCATTGAGATCGGTTGTGTTGAACTTGTAAATCGCCGTCTTACTGGCAATAACTTTCATGTGTATATCAATCCGCAACGTGAAATAGAAGAAGAAGCAATAGACGTACATGGTATCACCAATGAATTTTTGCGTGATAAACCTTTGTACCACCAAATTGCCCATGAGTTTTTAGAGTATATTCGCGGCGCTGAACTTGTTATTCATAACGCAGCGTTCGATATCGGCCATATGGACAATGAGTTTGCATTGTTAAATCAAGGTTTTCCAAATACTGCCGATGTATGTAGTGTGCTGGATACTTTGAAAATGGCGCGTGACTTGCACCCAGGTCAAAAGAATAACCTTGATGCACTTTGTCGTCGTTATGATATTGATAACTCAAAACGTACCTTACACGGCGCATTACTGGATTCTGAGATCCTAGCGGATGTTTACTTAGCAATGACAGGGGGTCAAGTTAAGTTAAACTTAAATCAGAATAAAGATGAAGGTTCTGAGCAACAAACTGGGGGGATTCGACGCTTAAGTGCTGACAGAGCCCCTTTAGTTGTATTAAGAGCTACAGAGCAAGAACATGCCGCTCATGAAGAACGTTTAGACTTGGTCGCTAAAGGCGGTGAGTGTTTATGGCGGGCAGAATAAGGTAATAAAATGAAAAAATTATTTCTAGCGGGATTGCTATGTACGTTGCCCTTAATGGGTATATGTGCGGAACAAGATAAAATAACGCCATTGGAGCGAGATGGGATTCAAAATGAGATCCCCCTGCTAGAAAATCGTTTTCGCATTGATCACAAAGTCGAAAAAATTACCTTACTCTTCTTTCGTGAAAGAGGAACCCCCGCGGTTGTATTAGTTAGACCCGATGGTAGCAAGTACCATGTGACCGAGTCATTGAACAATGATGATTTGGATTGGCATGATGAGATGACCTATGACCTAATCACCATAGCAAATCCAATGCCTGGGCCTTGGCAGGTTGTTGGCAGTATTTTACCTGATAGTCGGATTATTGTGATGGGGGAAATTGAGTTAAGCGTGGATCCACTTCCCCCTGTATTATTTCGTGGTGAAACAATAAAACTAACAGGGCGTGTACTCAACGATGGCGAGCCAATAGAAGTCGGGCAATTTAGAGATGTTATTAGCTTACATGTCGACTTTGTAAGTACAAATAATAGTGACTATGCTAACTTTGGAGCGGGGACGCAAAGTATAACCGACTTTAAAGATGATGGGCGGGGCTTTGATGAGCGGCCTCTTGATGGCGTCTTTACGGGTGAATTTCAGTTATCCTTTCCGGCTGGAGAATGGCAACCAGAACTTTATATAGAAACACCTATCCTTAAACGCACTGTAGTACAGAAACCTATTGTTATTCATGAACCGCCATTTAGTTACGAGATGACACTGGCTGAGCATGAAGCAGATGACCATTTGCTCACTATAACTCTTAATCCTGAGGTGATTAAACCTGAAACGGTATTAGTCCAAGGGAAAATCTATTACCCAAATAATGAAGAGCAGATGTTTTCTATGGATGCGAAGGCATCTCAGACACGTCAGCTCGCTATTAAAAATTATGACTGGGGGCGATACAGTGTTGAGTTGTCAGTATTTGGTAGCAATATAAATGATCGAGAATTTATGGCTACATTGCCCACCTATAAATTTGAGATTGATAGGCCAATCGAAGTTGTACCTGAAATTGTTCGCCCTGAAATTGATTTAGAAGCGCAAGCAGAGCAACAACGAATCCTCGAAGAAGAGCAAAGAGCATCAACGATGTTAATGATAACGTTAATTGTTGTTGGAAATTTAACCGTCTTGTTGTTAGGCTGGCTAGCAATTCGAGTTTTTGTACAAAAGAAACCGCTTAAATTTAAATTTTCTTTGCCATTTTTAAAGAAAAAAAACCAAACGAGTAATGACGAACAGACAGCCGGTGAAAAAGAAGTTGGCAAAAATGGCTCAAAAAATGATAAATCAGGTGAAATTTTAAACCTTTCGATGTCAGATGACTAAAAAACCTGTAAAAAAACAAAAAAGCCCTTGACGAACTACAGGGTGATTCGTATTATTCACGCCGCTGTCAGGGGAGACTCTCTCAGCAACGAAAATGTGGAGTGGTAGTTCAGTTGGTTAGAATACCGGCCTGTCACGCCGGGGGTCGCGGGTTCGAGTCCCGTCCACTCCGCCAATTTTCGACAATTTGTAAGTATGTGCTGGAGTGGTAGTTCAGTTGGTTAGAATACCGGCCTGTCACGCCGGGGGTCGCGGGTTCGAGTCCCGTCCACTCCGCCAATTACTTACACAACTTATGGTTGTAAAACATTTTCCTTTGCGGAGTGGTAGTTCAGTTGGTTAGAATACCGGCCTGTCACGCCGGGGGTCGCGGGTTCGAGTCCCGTCCACTCCGCCAATAGGAAAAATAAATAGCATTTAGATACTGCGGAGTGGTAGTTCAGTTGGTTAGAATACCGGCCTGTCACGCCGGGGGTCGCGGGTTCGAGTCCCGTCCACTCCGCCACTATTTAAACGCTATTTTATTACAAAATTTGTATCGCGGAGTGGTAGTTCAGTTGGTTAGAATACCGGCCTGTCACGCCGGGGGTCGCGGGTTCGAGTCCCGTCCACTCCGCCAACAAATTAAGTAATAACAATGATATCTCTGCGGAGTGGTAGTTCAGTTGGTTAGAATACCGGCCTGTCACGCCGGGGGTCGCGGGTTCGAGTCCCGTCCACTCCGCCATTTGATATCATAAACAAATTAAGTGCATTACCCCATGCACATACCACTGCGGAGTGGTAGTTCAGTTGGTTAGAATACCGGCCTGTCACGCCGGGGGTCGCGGGTTCGAGTCCCGTCCACTCCGCCATTTGTTTTCCTCAAGCAGATGATTAAATAAATCTTTACGTTACACCTTACAATTTCCTTATACTGACAACGTATCTCGTATCTCGTATCTCGTATCTCGTATCTCGTATCTCGTATCTCGTATCTCGTATCTCGTATCTCGTATCTCGTATCTCGTATCTCGTATCTCGTATCTCGTATCTCGTATCTCGTATATCTATTTCTATGTTGCCGTGCTGTTAAGTGCGCTAGGTTGTGCCATGTTTTATTTAGGGCATCAAGAACAGCTATTCAATACAATGTTCTATGAGTACAAATCATATGATGTAGTGAAATGTGATGAACTGGATGGCATTTGTATAGTCATACTTCAAAAACACCTATTATCAAGCCCCATAAAGGCCATGTGTGGCTTGAGTTTATCGGTGTCTTATTGGTTGTAATTGGTGCTGGCCTCATCATATTTGAGAGTAAACTGACAAGACAGCATTAATGTGTTGTAGAAGCTGACGCCTGTTAAATGGCGTCAGGTTCTCGGGGAATCAAATGAGCAAACTGTTGCTGGTGGATCTGTTCATATAGGGTAGCTGCATAGCTTTGTGCATCATGTAAGCGGCGTGTGCTAATGTGCTTACGCAAATCGTTAAGTGCCGCTGTTGCTGGTTCATAGCCTTGGCTACTTGCCAGAGTTAACCATACTGCACCGTGAAAAACGCTATGGGGCACACCTTGCCCTTTAATAAAAAATAGCCCCATATAAAATTGCGCTCTTTGATTCGCTGCCATCGCTGCAAGGCGCATCCATTTGGCTGCTAAAGGGGGCTGATCATTTTTTAAGTAATACAAAGCTTTATTTAGTACATTTTCAACAGAGTCTGTACTTTTTGCTGGCTCCCCACCAGTGTCTGGTTGGGTTATGAAGGCAAGTACATTATCGAGTTGTTGTTCTAAATCTAAGCCTACAGGTGTTTTATCAGACATAGTTTAGTTATTTTCTTGAAATAAAAGACCTTATTAGTTTAGAACATTGCAAGGTAAAATGTCCTCTAATTAAGTTAAAATATGATAAAATTAGCCAATTAATCTTAACTTAAAGTTCAACATGTTCGACAGACTCTTCAAATTAAACGATAACGACACCACTATTCGCCGCGAGACCATTGCGGGTATTACCACTTTCATCACCATGGTCTACATCGTATTTGTAAATCCTGCGATGTTAGCTGAAGCGGGTATGGATCAAGGTGCAGCCTTTGTTGCTACGTGTATTGCTGCTGCGATTGGCTGTTTTATTATGGGATTATGGGCTAATTATCCTTTAGCTCTTGCACCAGGGATGGGTCTGAATGCATTTTTCACCTATGGTGTTGTGCTAGGAATGGGCTATAGCTGGCAAGCTGCGCTAGGTGCTGTTTTTATGTCAGGCTGTATTTTCCTGTTCTTAAGTTTATTCAAAGTCCGTGAGTGGATTATTGATGCGATTCCTTTAGTTTTAAAGCGTGCAATTGCAACGGGCATTGGGGCATTTTTAGCACTTATTGCTTTGAAGAATGCGGGCATTATCGTGGCAAGTCCTGCAACACTTGTACAGTTAGGGGATATAACGGCTCCAGGGCCTTTACTCGCTATTTTTAGCTTTTTTGTAATTGCGGCTCTTTTATATCGCGATATGAAAAGCGGTGTACTTATCAGTATTTTATTAGTCACTGCCATTGCGTTAGGTTTAGATTTAGTTGAATACCAAGGTGTTATGTCTTTGCCTCCATCGATCGCACCGACCTTTATGCAACTTGATTTCGCCGCCGCGTTTGAAATATCAATGTTAACGGTTGTCTTTGCGTTTTTGTTTGTAGATTTGTTTGATACATCGGGCACGCTTGTCGCTGTAACGCAAAAAGCAGGCCTTGCCGATGAACATGGTAAAATGCCACGTTTAGGCCGCGCATTAAGTGCAGATAGCACCGCAACTATTGCAGGCTCAATGCTAGGTACATCAACGACCACGTCTTATATTGAATCGGTTTCAGGTGTCTCTGTTGGTGGTCGTACGGGGTTAACTGCGGTTGTTGTGGGTATTTGCTTCTTATTAATGATGTTCTTCGCACCGCTTGCTGCGATGATCCCTGCCTATGCAACAGCAGGAGCGATTTTATATGTTGCAGTGTTGATGATGCAAAATTTAAAGCTGGTTAATTGGGATGACATGACCGATGCGATCCCTGTCAGTGTTGTACTATTGATGACCCCATTAACTTTTTCTATCGCGCACGGTATTGCACTTGGTTTTATTTCGTATACTGCGGTGAAATTAGTATGTGGTAAAAAAGATGAGATCAGTGTGAGTGTATGGATTTTGACTGCATTGTTTATTATTAAGTTTGCATTCTTATCATAAAGTAAGACTTAATACCCAAAAGCCCAAAGAAAAAGTGGCTTACCACTTTTTCTTTGGTGCAAACAAAACATCTAAATCGTCTTGCTCTTGTTCTGCTTTTTTCTTCAGTGACGTTGCATTTGACGCTTTTAATTCAGTGCTAATTGTTTCTAAATAACCTTCCACTTCATTACGCTTTGCATTTGTGTATTCGTCGCTGTAACTAATTGAAGAGAGCGTCGCAAGGGCTTTTTCGAAATATTGTCTTGCAGAGCCAATCATGTTCGCTGAACGAGCGGAAATTCCTCGTTTGATTTGACTCTCTACGTTAATTCTCAGTTGCAGCTTTTCGAGGCGTTTATCTTCTGCAACAAATACTTGGCTATCAACTTTCCCTTTTCCATGCTCAGAGCGAAGTACAGAGCGTAATTTTTTTATACCTTGAATGAGTGATATTAGCTGTTTGTCATTATCTGGTAGCACTAATGACTCTGAGTTATTTCCATCAATTGGTGCACTTAATCGTTCTTTAGATTCATTAAGGCGGTTTTTTAATTCTTTTGAGGTAGGTGATAATTGCACCATTGATGCTAGAGCATCGTAGACTCGACGTTGAATAATACGCAAAAGATTTTCAGACATAGGAATATTTGTACTATTGATAAGTACATCTTCAGCTTCTTCAATAATCTTTTTTTGTTTGGCTAATTCTTTTCGGCGTTCAGCTTCTTGTTTTTCTTTATGCTGTTGAACCGCACTGACCCAAAGAGCAATGACAATCAAAGCAACAATGAGCATAATGATGATAGAAACGATCATAGCTAAATCTCAGTTTTCACTATCTAATTTTTTTATCTTACATTAAAAATATTACATCTGGGTAGTTTTGCGCATACTAATGTGTAATAAAGTTATAATAACTAGTTATTTTTTACTAACTCAAGACTAAGTTAGCATGTTTATTGAGTATTTTCAGATGAATCATCTCTATCGAGTTAACGTTGGATGTGTTAGCCTTAGACAGAATTGCTATAAAAAGTCAGATTGAAAACAAAAAAATTATAATGTGAGTAAATATTACTTGGCATCCTGCTTAGCAGCCTTTATAAATAAAGAATAACAACATTTACAATGCAGCCATGAAACTACAACAACTCAGATACATCGTCGAAGTCCAAAATCATAAACTGAATGTCTCAGCGACAGCTGAAAGCTTATTTACATCCCAGCCAGGGATCTCTAAACAGGTTCGTATGCTAGAAGACGAGCTTGGCGTACAGATTTTCGGTCGAAGTGGTAAGCATTTAACGCATGTCACTAGTGCAGGTCATGAGATAATTAATATTTCCCGCGAAATACTATCGAAGGTTGAGGGGATTAAAGCGGTTGCCAATGAACATACTTTGCCTGATCAAGGAAAGTTAAATATTGCGACTACGCATACGCAAGCACGTTATGCATTACCTAATGTTATTCAAGGCTTCATGAAAAAGTACCCTGCAGTGTCTTTGCACATGCATCAAGGTACGCCACAGCAGATTTCTGATGCAGCAGCACGAGGCGACGCTGATTTTGCCATTGCAACAGAAGCGCTTCATTTATATTCTGATTTAGTTATGTTGCCATGCTATCACTGGAATCGCAGTATTGTAGTGGCAAAAACACACCCTCTTGCGCAAAAAGCTGATAACCTTACGGTTGCTGATGTGGCTAAATACCCACTTATTACTTACGTATTTGGTTTTACTGGCCGCTCTGAATTAGATAAAGCTTTCAATGCTCATGGGCTTGAGCCACATATCGTATTTACTGCAACAGATGCTGATGTGATTAAAACCTATGTACGTTTAGGGTTAGGTGTAGGCGTTGTCGCATCGATGGCAATAGACCAAGTAACAGACACTGATTTAGTGTGCATTGACGCTAGCCACCTGTTTGAAGCCAGCACCACCAAGATTGGCTTTAGAAAAGGCAGTTTTTTACGCAGCTACATGTATGACTTTATCGAGCGTTTTGCACCACACTTAACGAAAGAACTCGTTGAGCGAGCAAGCTTATTACGTAACCAAGAAGATGTTGATAAGCTTTTCGAAAACATTGAGTTACCAGTAAAATAAACAATAAAAAAGCCGCTTTAGCGGCTTTTTTATTGTGCTGAAATTAACACTCGATGATATTAACTGCTAAGCCACCGCGCGCGGTTTCTTTGTATTTTGTTTTCATATCATTACCTGTGTCGAGCATGGTTTTTATTACTTTATCTAGGGTTACTTTTTGCTCGCCAGAACCACGCATTGCAAGGCGTGATGCATTAATCGCTTTAATTGAACCCATTGCATTACGTTCAATACACGGCACTTGCACAAGGCCGCCAACAGGGTCACAGGTTAAACCTAGGTTGTGCTCCATACCGATTTCAGCGGCGTTTTCAACTTGAACAACGTTACCACCCATGATTTCAGTTAGTGCCCCCGCTGCCATTGAGCAAGCAACGCCCACTTCACCTTGGCAACCTACTTCAGCACCCGAAATTGACGCGTTCTTTTTATACAAAATACCAATGGCTGCTGCTGTTAATAAATAACGAGTCGCAATATCACGGTCTACTTCTTTGATGAAAGTGTGATAATACATTAATACTGCAGGTAAAATACCTGCAGCACCATTGGTTGGTGCGGTAACAACACGGCCGCCGGCAGCGTTCTCTTCGTTTACCGCAAGAGCAAATAAATCAACCCAATCCATCGCACGTAGTGGGTCATTGTTTACCTCAATATTTAATTTAAGGTGGAGGCTAGGTGCACGGCGTTTTACTTTTAAACCACCGGGTAAAATCCCTTCTGTGCGCATGCCACGTTCAATACAGGCTTTCATTACTTGCCAAATATTAAATAGCTCATCTTTGATGTCTTTCTCGCTGCGCAGGGTTTTTTCGTTGTGCATCATAAGTGTTGATACACTAAACCCTGATTCACGACATAGCTCTAATAACTCTTTAGCTGTGTTAAACGGATAAGGTGCAGGGTTTTCCTCGCGTATTTCGAGTGCTTTTTGTTTTTCGTTCTCGAATTCTTCGTCAGTTACGATAAATCCGCCGCCGATTGAGTAATACACTTTACTGAATAGCTTTTCGCCATTTTGACTCGCAATGATTTCCATCGCATTTGAGTGCTTTGGTAGTGTTTTACGACGATGGAATACAATCGCACCTTGCTTAGGGAAATTGGCTTTATGGCTTTGGTTTAAGTAAATAACCTGTTCTTTTTCGATTTTTGCCAGAATATCGTCAACTAAATCAGCATCAATGGTTTCTGGATCATAGCCGGCAAGGCCTAAGATCACAGCTTTACCTGAGCCGTGACCAATTCCTGTTTGACCTAATGAGCCAAACAGCTCAACTTTAATATCGGTAACGTTTGCAAGTAAGTTTTTTTCTTCTAATTCGTTTACAAATAAACGCGAAGCGCGCATTGGGCCAACAGTGTGAGATGACGATGGGCCAATACCAATACTAAACATATCGAATGCACTGATCATAATTTGCTACTCATTTTCCTTTTAACGGCATACTACCTGCCTTTGAACGGTGCCACATGATAACGTTTAAACGTGTCTGTGTAACCCTAAAAGCAGGATAATTAAACTGGTAGGGCGAGCTGTTTGATAAAGTTATTAATAATGTTGGCTGTTGCCCCCCACAGCAGACCGTGCGGAGTCATCAAGCCTTGCAACATAATGGTTTTACCATTTCGCTGAAAGGGGAGAGGTTGCCAGTTTTGTTGATTACTCAAATAAGACAAGGGCATTAAAAAACTGGCAGCAACTTCGTTAGGGTCCGCTTGCCATGTTGTGCCTTTGCTAAGCGTACAAACAAAGGGCTCAATCGTGAAACCGGTTAAGGTCGCATATTGGTGCAACTTACCATGGACTGTCACTTGATGTTTGGCAATGCTGAGCTCTTCATTAAGCTCTCGAAGAGCTGTGTGCAGCAAAGATTCATCTTGCTCTTCATACTTACCTCCGGGCAGGCAAATCTCCCCAGGGTGATGAAGTAAATAACTTGGTCGCTTGCACAGCAACAAATGCGCTTTGTCATTCACATCGAGCAGAGGCAGCATCACGGCACTGGCACGCTTTTCGGCATTAAAGCGAATGGTAGCAGGGCGTTCTGTGGTTTGACTTAAACTAAAACGGGCAATTAGGTGCTGACTATTCAATGTTGTTACTTCAACTTTTACTTTAATAAAGGTAGTATTTTATTTACTTTATCGTAAGTCTCTTGGTACTCCAAGTCGACCTTTGAATCAGCCACAATGCCGCCGCCAGCCCAGCAATAGATTGCACCTTGATGACACACTAAAGTGCGAATTGTGATACTGGTATCCATGTTGCCACAAGCACTTAAATAGCCAATTGAGCCGCAGTACACACTACGGCGATGTGGTTCGAGCTCTTCAATAATTTCCATAGCACGAATTTTCGGTGCTCCAGTAATTGAACCACCTGGGAAAGCCGCATGAATTTGGTCAATAGCATCTTTGCCATCCGCTAATTCTGCGCGCACAGTACTTACTAAATGATGTACAGCTGGAAAGCTTTCAATGGCAAATAGCGAAGGTACTGTGACACTACCTGGACGAGCCACTTTGCCTAAATCGTTGCGCAGCAGATCAACAATCATGACATTTTCTGCGCGGTCTTTTTCAGATTGTTGTAAACGAGTTGCCTGCGCTTGGTCTTGTTCAGAGTCAGCCAAACGAGGGAGTGTGCCTTTAATTGGCTTGGTTTCTATTTGGCCCTGATTAATAGAAATAAAACGCTCAGGTGAGATAGATAAAATAGCGCCATCTGGGTGATTTATATAGCTTGAAAACGGTGCTTTATTCGCTTCTCGGAGTTGTTTATATGCTTGCCATGTTGAACCTGAAAATTCAGCTTTAAAACGCTGCGCAAGGTTGATCTGATAACAGTCACCACTTTTTAAATAAGCCTGAATTTTCTCGAACTTTTCGCTGTAGCTGGCTTTACTCATATTTGACTGCCAGTCGCTTTGTAGCACGAACTCTGCACTTGCTGGCGTTTCGTTTAGGTGCTGCTGGTATAGCGCTAAGCGATTTTGATTTGGCTGACAAACGTAAAACCAGCTTTGTTGTTGCTTATCGAAAATAAGGGCATCTGGATAAAGACCGACAGCCATTTGCGGCATGTTAATGTCGTTTTCGGCAGTATTTGGCATGGTTTCAATTACACGACCTAAGTCATAACCAAAATAACCAAGCCAACCGCCCGTAAAAGGCAGATTGTTAGGGTTTGCTGTGTGATTAAATTCCTGAAGACCTGCTTTCATCAAACTAAAACAATCACTTAATTGCGCTTTGCCGTCGACAAAACACTGATTTTCGCGCACTTCTAATTGTTTTAATGGCGCAATAGCAATGATATCGAAGCGGCTATTTATATGCTCGCTATTAGCTGAATCGAGCAACACAGCATGGGGCAAATGAGCAAAATGACTAAATAGCGCGATACAATCACCGCTTAAATCTAATTTAATGCACAAATTTTCATCGTTTATCATCTACATTGCCCTGAATAACTAGCCCGAAACGGGCGAGGAGGGTATCATAAGTTAAATTTGATTGGCAGCGTTATGATTTCCTTTATAGTGATGCCATGACTAACCCGTAGAGTAAATCTTCGTCACCGGTTTACTCAGGATCACGTACAGCGCTACGTGATAAAAACTTAAGGAACCCGTAATGAGCACAATTCGTCAGCAAGACTTCATTGATAGCATTGAAGATGCATTGCAATACATTTCTTTTTATCACCCTCTCGATTTCGTACAAGCCTTAGAAAAAGCTTACAACAAAGAGCAAAGCAAAGCGGCAAAAGATGCCATTGCGCAAATTTTAATTAACTCTCGTATGTCTGCTGAAGGTAAACGTCCACTATGTCAAGATACAGGTATCATTACCTGCTTCGTAAAAGTAGGTATGGATGTTAAGTGGGATAAAACAGACATGACTGTACAGCAAATGGTTGATGAAGGTACACGTCGCGCATACTTAAACCCAGATAACCCGTTACGTGCATCAATTGTTGCAGACCCTGCTGGTACACGTAAAAACACCAAAGATAATACTCCATCAGTTGTTCATATCGACTTAGTGCCAGGCGCTGAAGTAGAAGTAATGGTGGCAGCGAAGGGCGGCGGCTCAGAAAATAAAACGAAAATGGTTATGCTTAACCCATCTGATGATGTGGCTGCATGGGTTGAAAAAACATT includes the following:
- the cysB gene encoding HTH-type transcriptional regulator CysB; amino-acid sequence: MKLQQLRYIVEVQNHKLNVSATAESLFTSQPGISKQVRMLEDELGVQIFGRSGKHLTHVTSAGHEIINISREILSKVEGIKAVANEHTLPDQGKLNIATTHTQARYALPNVIQGFMKKYPAVSLHMHQGTPQQISDAAARGDADFAIATEALHLYSDLVMLPCYHWNRSIVVAKTHPLAQKADNLTVADVAKYPLITYVFGFTGRSELDKAFNAHGLEPHIVFTATDADVIKTYVRLGLGVGVVASMAIDQVTDTDLVCIDASHLFEASTTKIGFRKGSFLRSYMYDFIERFAPHLTKELVERASLLRNQEDVDKLFENIELPVK
- a CDS encoding L-serine ammonia-lyase, with the protein product MISAFDMFSIGIGPSSSHTVGPMRASRLFVNELEEKNLLANVTDIKVELFGSLGQTGIGHGSGKAVILGLAGYDPETIDADLVDDILAKIEKEQVIYLNQSHKANFPKQGAIVFHRRKTLPKHSNAMEIIASQNGEKLFSKVYYSIGGGFIVTDEEFENEKQKALEIREENPAPYPFNTAKELLELCRESGFSVSTLMMHNEKTLRSEKDIKDELFNIWQVMKACIERGMRTEGILPGGLKVKRRAPSLHLKLNIEVNNDPLRAMDWVDLFALAVNEENAAGGRVVTAPTNGAAGILPAVLMYYHTFIKEVDRDIATRYLLTAAAIGILYKKNASISGAEVGCQGEVGVACSMAAGALTEIMGGNVVQVENAAEIGMEHNLGLTCDPVGGLVQVPCIERNAMGSIKAINASRLAMRGSGEQKVTLDKVIKTMLDTGNDMKTKYKETARGGLAVNIIEC
- a CDS encoding NUDIX hydrolase, translated to MNSQHLIARFSLSQTTERPATIRFNAEKRASAVMLPLLDVNDKAHLLLCKRPSYLLHHPGEICLPGGKYEEQDESLLHTALRELNEELSIAKHQVTVHGKLHQYATLTGFTIEPFVCTLSKGTTWQADPNEVAASFLMPLSYLSNQQNWQPLPFQRNGKTIMLQGLMTPHGLLWGATANIINNFIKQLALPV
- the pabB gene encoding aminodeoxychorismate synthase component I; the protein is MINDENLCIKLDLSGDCIALFSHFAHLPHAVLLDSANSEHINSRFDIIAIAPLKQLEVRENQCFVDGKAQLSDCFSLMKAGLQEFNHTANPNNLPFTGGWLGYFGYDLGRVIETMPNTAENDINMPQMAVGLYPDALIFDKQQQSWFYVCQPNQNRLALYQQHLNETPASAEFVLQSDWQSNMSKASYSEKFEKIQAYLKSGDCYQINLAQRFKAEFSGSTWQAYKQLREANKAPFSSYINHPDGAILSISPERFISINQGQIETKPIKGTLPRLADSEQDQAQATRLQQSEKDRAENVMIVDLLRNDLGKVARPGSVTVPSLFAIESFPAVHHLVSTVRAELADGKDAIDQIHAAFPGGSITGAPKIRAMEIIEELEPHRRSVYCGSIGYLSACGNMDTSITIRTLVCHQGAIYCWAGGGIVADSKVDLEYQETYDKVNKILPLLK